The following coding sequences are from one Comamonas koreensis window:
- the coq7 gene encoding 2-polyprenyl-3-methyl-6-methoxy-1,4-benzoquinone monooxygenase produces MQDRLLCAADTALRTLFATPRAANPSPAAGIDEADLSPEEKKLSASYMRVNHVGEVCAQALYTAQAMVTRDEHLREHLLEAAQEEMDHLAWTHQRLQDLGERPSLLNPLWFAGAFVIGTVAAKVSDRASLGFVEETENQVSLHLQSHLDLLPAHDAPSRAVVSQMKADEERHAAAAVDAGALPVPLPARMLMKIASKVMTVTAHHI; encoded by the coding sequence ATGCAAGATCGACTCCTTTGCGCAGCAGATACTGCGCTGCGCACCCTGTTTGCCACGCCCCGTGCGGCCAACCCCTCGCCCGCTGCGGGCATCGATGAGGCGGACCTCAGCCCTGAGGAGAAGAAGCTCTCCGCTTCTTATATGCGGGTCAACCACGTGGGCGAAGTCTGCGCGCAGGCGCTCTACACCGCCCAGGCCATGGTCACGCGCGACGAGCATCTGCGCGAGCACCTGTTGGAAGCGGCCCAGGAGGAGATGGACCACCTGGCCTGGACCCACCAGCGCCTGCAGGATTTGGGCGAACGCCCCAGCCTGCTTAACCCACTGTGGTTTGCCGGCGCTTTTGTGATTGGCACTGTGGCCGCCAAGGTCAGCGACCGCGCCAGCCTGGGCTTTGTCGAGGAGACGGAAAACCAGGTGTCCTTGCACCTGCAGTCCCACCTGGACCTGTTGCCAGCACACGACGCACCATCGCGGGCTGTCGTCAGCCAGATGAAAGCCGACGAGGAGCGCCACGCGGCCGCTGCGGTGGACGCCGGCGCCTTGCCCGTGCCCCTGCCCGCCCGGATGCTGATGAAGATCGCCTCCAAGGTGATGACCGTGACGGCGCACCATATATAG
- a CDS encoding porin yields MKKSLVALAVLAASGAAMAQSSVTLFGIVDAGVTYAKTSGGESNYGLTNSGNATSRLGFRGVEDLGGGLKAGFWLEGAIQNDSGTASGGGAAGPGFEFKRRSTVSLMGNFGEVRLGRELTAAYNTVSGYDVFGQVGIGQNFSFGNGTYGFGDPVRVGNMVSYYTPNMSGFTAGVNYGFGETAGDSSAKRYIGVSAGYNNGPLSAGIAYDQQNDPTASFEKAQGLGLGAAYNFGAFKLSGLIRQVQSTPVGGGSKAKFQSAGLGATAAVGAAGEARLAYNYYDNKEIEGKAHQLSLGYVHNLSKRTALYGTYAFLKNQKSETMSLSANGLGIDPARAGKNQNAITVGVRHAF; encoded by the coding sequence ATGAAAAAATCTCTTGTTGCCTTGGCAGTGCTGGCCGCTTCCGGCGCCGCAATGGCTCAATCTTCCGTGACCCTGTTCGGTATCGTTGATGCTGGCGTGACCTACGCTAAGACCAGCGGTGGCGAAAGCAACTACGGTCTGACCAACTCCGGTAACGCCACCAGCCGTCTGGGCTTCCGCGGCGTGGAAGATCTGGGTGGCGGTCTGAAGGCTGGTTTCTGGCTGGAAGGCGCAATCCAGAACGACAGCGGTACCGCTTCCGGCGGCGGCGCTGCAGGTCCTGGCTTCGAGTTCAAGCGTCGTTCCACCGTGTCCCTGATGGGCAACTTCGGTGAAGTGCGTCTGGGTCGCGAACTGACCGCAGCTTACAACACCGTGTCTGGCTACGACGTGTTCGGCCAAGTCGGTATCGGCCAAAACTTCAGCTTCGGCAACGGCACCTACGGCTTCGGCGACCCAGTTCGCGTGGGCAACATGGTTTCGTACTACACCCCTAACATGTCCGGCTTCACCGCTGGCGTGAACTACGGCTTCGGCGAAACCGCTGGCGACAGCTCCGCTAAGCGTTACATCGGCGTGTCCGCTGGTTACAACAACGGCCCTCTGAGCGCCGGTATTGCTTACGACCAGCAAAACGATCCTACCGCCAGCTTCGAAAAGGCTCAAGGTCTGGGTCTGGGCGCTGCTTACAACTTCGGCGCTTTCAAGCTGTCGGGTCTGATCCGTCAAGTGCAAAGCACCCCAGTGGGTGGTGGCAGCAAGGCTAAGTTCCAGTCCGCTGGTCTGGGCGCAACCGCTGCTGTCGGCGCTGCTGGCGAAGCCCGTCTGGCTTACAACTACTACGACAACAAGGAAATCGAAGGCAAGGCTCACCAGCTGTCGCTGGGCTATGTCCACAACCTGTCGAAGCGCACCGCTCTGTACGGCACCTACGCTTTCCTGAAGAACCAGAAGAGCGAAACCATGAGCCTGTCGGCTAACGGCCTGGGCATCGACCCAGCCCGCGCCGGCAAGAACCAAAACGCTATCACCGTTGGTGTGCGTCACGCTTTCTAA
- a CDS encoding ABC transporter substrate-binding protein yields the protein MKQPSLALVAIAVATVLSAGVAQAKPFKWASQADVASWDIHAQNNGLHNAIHPYVYETLVTYNSKTFAVEPLLATSWKEVTPKQMRFSLRQGVKFQDGSNFTADDAVFSITRAMAKTSNYGPFVQGIEKVVKVDDGTIDIFMVDPNPVLLRQMTELRMMSKAWSEKNKSTEPMDIKKSDENFAHRNAMGTGPFILESWQPDVRMVLKKNPNWWGQMPGNVTSITYTPIKSAPTRMAALLSGEVDMVLDPTPQDLNRLRASPDLKILEGLENRTIFFGMDQFRDELPGSSVKGKNPLKDQKVRQALYQSIDIQAITKTILRGLGKPTGTLVAPQVNGWTETVGQRLPYDQDAAKKLLTQAGYPDGFEVDFACPNNRYISDEAICQAVTAMWAKIGVKAKLRTLPMVTYFPMIQRNEASIYMLGWGVPTFDSLYSLQSLVRTVGKGGDGNYNVGRYSNERMDYLVDRVKTETDQPVRTRMLTEGLQLSNDTVSHLPLYDQVIPWAMKKNIDLVHRADNRVDIKLVTVR from the coding sequence ATGAAACAGCCTTCTCTTGCTCTGGTTGCGATAGCGGTAGCCACCGTTTTGTCAGCTGGCGTGGCCCAGGCCAAGCCCTTCAAGTGGGCCAGCCAGGCCGACGTTGCCAGCTGGGATATCCATGCGCAAAACAATGGCCTGCACAACGCCATTCATCCCTATGTCTACGAGACCCTGGTCACCTACAACAGCAAGACCTTTGCGGTCGAGCCGCTGCTGGCTACCTCGTGGAAGGAAGTCACCCCCAAACAGATGCGCTTTTCATTGCGCCAGGGTGTGAAGTTCCAGGATGGCTCGAACTTCACCGCCGATGATGCGGTGTTCTCGATCACCCGTGCGATGGCCAAGACCTCGAACTACGGCCCCTTTGTCCAGGGCATCGAGAAGGTCGTCAAGGTCGATGATGGCACCATCGATATCTTCATGGTGGACCCCAATCCCGTGCTGCTGCGCCAGATGACCGAGCTGCGCATGATGAGCAAGGCCTGGTCGGAGAAGAACAAGTCCACCGAGCCGATGGACATCAAGAAGTCCGACGAGAATTTTGCCCACCGCAATGCGATGGGCACCGGCCCGTTCATTCTGGAGTCCTGGCAGCCCGATGTGCGCATGGTGCTCAAGAAGAACCCCAACTGGTGGGGCCAGATGCCGGGCAATGTGACTTCGATCACCTACACCCCGATCAAATCGGCGCCGACCCGCATGGCGGCGCTGCTGTCCGGTGAAGTGGACATGGTGCTCGATCCAACGCCGCAAGACTTGAACCGCCTGCGCGCCAGCCCGGACCTGAAGATCCTTGAAGGCTTGGAGAACCGCACAATTTTCTTTGGCATGGACCAGTTCCGTGACGAGCTGCCCGGCTCCAGCGTCAAGGGCAAGAACCCGCTCAAGGACCAGAAGGTGCGCCAGGCGCTCTACCAGTCCATCGACATCCAGGCGATCACCAAGACCATCCTGCGCGGCCTGGGCAAGCCCACTGGCACCCTGGTGGCGCCCCAGGTCAATGGCTGGACCGAGACCGTGGGCCAGCGCCTGCCCTATGACCAGGACGCCGCCAAGAAGCTGCTCACGCAAGCGGGCTACCCCGATGGCTTCGAGGTCGACTTTGCCTGCCCCAACAACCGCTATATCAGCGACGAGGCGATCTGCCAGGCGGTCACCGCGATGTGGGCCAAGATCGGGGTCAAGGCCAAGCTGCGCACCTTGCCAATGGTCACCTACTTCCCGATGATCCAGCGCAACGAAGCGAGCATCTACATGCTCGGCTGGGGTGTGCCGACTTTCGATTCGCTCTACAGCCTGCAGTCACTGGTGCGCACCGTCGGCAAGGGCGGCGACGGAAACTACAATGTCGGCCGCTACAGCAACGAGCGCATGGATTATCTGGTGGACCGCGTGAAAACGGAAACCGACCAGCCCGTGCGCACCCGCATGCTGACCGAGGGTTTGCAGCTGTCCAACGACACGGTCTCGCACCTGCCGCTGTATGACCAGGTGATCCCCTGGGCGATGAAGAAGAACATCGACCTGGTGCACCGCGCAGACAACCGGGTGGACATCAAACTGGTGACGGTCCGTTAA
- a CDS encoding ABC transporter permease, which translates to MFAFILRRLIQAVIVMIAVAFISFMLFQYVGDPVTFLLGQDATPQQIAELRSALGLDKPFFVQFWHFLLNAAQGEFGISLRQGAKVSSLIAERFPATFELAMVAALLALVIGVPMGVYAALRRGSFMSQVFMTLSLLGVSLPTFLIGILLILIFSVHLGWFPSFGRGTTMQLGFWSTGLLSAKGWHHIILPAITLAVFQLTLIMRLVRAEMLEVLRTDYIKFAKARGLSNRTIYFGHALKNTLVPVMTITGLQLGGLIAFAIITETVFQWPGMGLLFIQAVTFADIPVMAAYLCLIALIFVVINLVVDLLYFAVDPRLRVEKSGGH; encoded by the coding sequence ATGTTTGCATTCATATTGCGCCGATTGATACAGGCGGTGATCGTGATGATCGCCGTGGCGTTCATTTCCTTCATGTTGTTCCAGTATGTGGGTGACCCGGTCACCTTCTTGCTGGGCCAGGATGCCACCCCACAGCAGATTGCCGAGTTGCGCAGTGCGCTGGGGCTGGACAAACCGTTTTTCGTGCAGTTCTGGCACTTTTTGCTCAACGCTGCCCAGGGCGAATTCGGCATCAGCCTGCGCCAGGGTGCCAAGGTCTCGTCCCTGATTGCCGAGCGCTTCCCGGCGACCTTTGAGCTGGCTATGGTGGCTGCGTTGCTGGCCTTGGTCATCGGTGTGCCGATGGGCGTGTATGCCGCGCTGCGGCGCGGCAGCTTCATGAGCCAGGTGTTCATGACCTTGTCGCTGCTGGGTGTGTCCCTGCCCACCTTCCTGATCGGTATCTTGCTGATTTTGATCTTCTCGGTGCACCTGGGCTGGTTCCCGAGCTTTGGCCGTGGCACGACGATGCAGCTGGGCTTTTGGAGCACCGGCTTGCTGAGCGCCAAGGGCTGGCACCACATCATCTTGCCGGCCATCACCTTGGCCGTGTTCCAGCTCACGTTGATCATGCGCCTGGTGCGCGCCGAGATGCTGGAGGTGCTGCGCACCGACTACATCAAGTTCGCCAAGGCCCGGGGCCTGAGCAACCGTACGATCTACTTTGGCCACGCCCTCAAGAACACGCTGGTGCCGGTGATGACCATCACCGGTCTGCAGCTGGGCGGCCTGATTGCCTTTGCCATCATCACCGAGACGGTGTTCCAGTGGCCCGGCATGGGCCTGCTGTTCATCCAGGCGGTGACCTTTGCCGATATCCCGGTCATGGCCGCCTACCTGTGCCTGATTGCGCTGATTTTTGTGGTGATCAACCTGGTGGTCGATCTGTTGTATTTCGCTGTCGACCCGCGCCTGCGCGTCGAAAAATCGGGAGGGCACTGA